The genomic DNA ACTTATTACATCATCTATTTTGCGTTTTGAGCTTTGAGAAACCTTTTGGGGATGCATTGTGTGTAAGGGGCTAACCCCTAAAAAGTTGGAAATACGCTCATAACCCTCATTGGAAGAAACGCATTTTTCATATTGCAACATTATAACCTGGTTAGGAGATTTCAGGCTAAATTCGGACCATTTTGTATGGTATGAGTCCCATTCAAATAGATAGTCCTTGATTAAATACCCGAACTGTTCTTCATTTTCTACCCACCCCCATTTCAATGCCCAACGTTTAATGCTCTGAATCCAATTAACAGGGTCCTTGTAGATTATAAATGCCTTGGCGTTTTTTTTGCCTATTATTTTTTTATAATCATCAAAAGATTTTAATTTTATATCGTTCACGAAAGCAGGTTTCATTATAATTGAGTCTTTATTGTCCTGCACCCTGAAATGCTTGTGTTTAGGGTTAATTTTGCTATTGGGATTTTTGGAATTTATAAGATTGACACCGAACCCTGTTTCAAGAATAACTCTAAGCCAGTTGGTGCCGGAACGCTGTATACCGGCGTGGAGGACAGGGTCTAGTGCGACCTTTCGAAAGTAAAGTCGCGGATCCAATTGGGATCTTAAATAGTTTAGACTCTCGGAGATTTCCATAGGAATGCTCTTGATGTTATTCAAGAAGTATACGGGGAAATTTTCATTAGTTGCTTTATTTTTTCTTTGGGCGGTGGATATAAGTATCCGCCAACGGCTAATTGTAAGGTGCCATCTTAAAAGAGGGGTGACATTTATGAGAATGCGAATCATGCCAAGTATGAGGTATAAGCGTCCATCCATGGAACCTCATTTTAGGGCCAAAAACAGCAAAAATCCCCCTTGATTCGGCTGGGACACAGAATTGCAAATTACCCCGTCCCTCCATTCAGAAGTCCTGCGCATTTTGCTGCTCTTGGTACGGGGCTGGCCGGGTTCCTGTTCTTGAGCGCAAAAAGCCCCGGCCAGTGGGCCGGGGCTTCATGAGCACTTATTTTGAACCTATTCCAGCCTCCATCGGGTTTTGAGGCCGCTTTCCCTGGTTCTCGAAAGGCCGGCGGGATCTTGCCTTTCGTAAGTCCTTGTGCTGGTGGGCGGAGCTGGGATCGAACCAGCGACCCCTGCCGTGTGAAGGCAGTGCTCTCCCGCTGAGCTATCCGCCCGTCAACCAAGGCTTATATTCTAACCATGTTAGGATCGGGGAATCAACCCTTCGGACAGAGGAAAACGGTTTGGACGCGCGAAGCCAGCGGATCTATCTGGAGGCCCTGGGCATACCGCTTTACCGGCGCCGTGGCGGGGCGTCCGCGATGGTGGAAGGTAGCGGTGGCTCTGCTGCCAGGGCGGACTTCATTCCGGAAGCCGATGCGGAGGAGGCTCCCCTTCCCGGAGAGCGACCGGATACCCTGGAGTCCCTCCGCGATGAAGTGGCGGATTGCGTGTCCTGTCCGCTCCATCAGACGCGGACCCAGACCGTTTTCGGGGTCGGGGATCCCGAGGCCCGTATCATGTTCGTCGGCGAGGCCCCAGGGGCCGAGGAGGACCGCCGGGGAGAGCCTTTCGTCGGGCGGGCCGGGCAGCTCCTGGACGCCATGCTGGCCGCCATCGGCCTGGATCGGAAGGGAGGCGGGGTCTTTATCGCCAACGTGCTGAAATGCCGGCCCCCGAACAATCGGGATCCGAAGCCGGAAGAGGTGGCGCAATGCGAAGGATATCTTCGTCGCCAGATCGAGGTGATCCAGCCCCGGGTCCTGGTGGCCCTGGGCCGGGTCGCGGCCCAGCAGCTGCTCCAGACCCAGCAGCCACTGGCCCGGCTGCGCGGGGCCGAGCACCGTTTTCATGAAACCCCGGTACTGGTCACCTACCACCCCGCCTATCTCCTGCGTAATCCCGCAGACAAGGCGAAAGCCTGGGCCGATCTGAAGGTCATTCGGGAGCGCGGTAGTGGAAGGCAGTAGAGGGCTAGCCCGAGCCTCCGGAAAAATGCAGCTTGGCTTGGGATATTCGACCATCCGCGAACAGGGTTTTCAGCGCTTCGAAGGCGGTGTCGAGCTACCGATCCTTCAGAGTAGCAATGCAAGGATGCGGGTGAGCGCCTTGTTCCTGTTCCGGTCCCCCGAGGGCGGCTTGTGCGGGAAGAGCGTTTAGGCCGAAATCCGCTGCCAGATAGCCGAGCAGGGTGCTTCCCAGGCGAACGGGCTGCATCATGGTCACATAA from Thiohalorhabdus sp. Cl-TMA includes the following:
- a CDS encoding uracil-DNA glycosylase, translated to MDARSQRIYLEALGIPLYRRRGGASAMVEGSGGSAARADFIPEADAEEAPLPGERPDTLESLRDEVADCVSCPLHQTRTQTVFGVGDPEARIMFVGEAPGAEEDRRGEPFVGRAGQLLDAMLAAIGLDRKGGGVFIANVLKCRPPNNRDPKPEEVAQCEGYLRRQIEVIQPRVLVALGRVAAQQLLQTQQPLARLRGAEHRFHETPVLVTYHPAYLLRNPADKAKAWADLKVIRERGSGRQ